The following proteins are co-located in the Myroides profundi genome:
- a CDS encoding LysE family translocator, with protein MFDDLLTGVTLGFFLSFMIGPVFFILIETSITRGFKAAIAFDIGVILADAVFFAIAFFSSFKLINAIKDDPALFLFGGMIMLTYGIISFIKLKKVQVQTLQIAPPNLRREYLNLFAKGFLLNFINVGVLGFWLGIIITLGPQMDMNPNKMFTFFGFTILAYFVTDLFKIFLAKKLREKLTATNILKIKKISSIVIMVFGLVIMIKGILPKSADNHINLPLPNLESKK; from the coding sequence ATGTTTGATGATTTATTAACAGGTGTCACTCTTGGATTCTTTCTGAGTTTTATGATAGGGCCTGTTTTTTTTATTCTTATTGAGACAAGTATTACAAGAGGATTTAAGGCAGCTATAGCCTTCGATATAGGTGTTATATTAGCTGATGCGGTATTCTTCGCTATAGCGTTCTTTAGTAGCTTTAAATTAATCAATGCGATAAAGGATGACCCTGCTCTTTTCCTTTTTGGGGGAATGATTATGCTTACTTATGGGATTATCTCTTTTATCAAACTAAAAAAGGTACAAGTACAAACCTTACAAATAGCCCCTCCTAATCTAAGACGAGAATACTTAAACTTATTTGCAAAAGGGTTCTTACTTAATTTTATCAATGTAGGAGTGCTCGGTTTTTGGTTGGGTATTATTATAACATTGGGCCCGCAGATGGATATGAATCCTAATAAGATGTTTACCTTTTTTGGGTTCACTATTCTAGCGTACTTCGTTACAGATCTTTTCAAGATATTCTTAGCAAAGAAACTACGCGAAAAGCTTACAGCAACCAATATCTTAAAGATAAAAAAAATAAGCAGTATTGTTATTATGGTATTCGGACTAGTCATTATGATTAAAGGAATACTTCCAAAATCTGCAGATAATCATATTAACCTCCCTCTACCTAATCTAGAGAGTAAGAAATAA
- the rnr gene encoding ribonuclease R has translation MAKKIKHKKSKAFDFAPKILKFLSKNTTKTYNYKQIAAQLEINDTQGRNEIIKELKHLISKGKIEEIETGKYRFIPKANYVEGYIDMTARKTAYLVVEGVEDDVFIPTNNLNKALDGDFVKAYIYNKRKGKKPEGEVVEILERHKKQFVGVIEIQKNFAFVSTADAKMYTDIFVPKEKVGEARDGDVVVVEIEDWPEKADSPFGKVMKVLGKQGEHNTEIHAILAEYGLTAEFPKEVDEYANHLDTSITEDEIAKRRDMRDILTFTIDPKDAKDFDDALSFRQLENGFYEIGIHIADVSHYVKEGTILDEEAYNRATSVYLVDRTVPMLPEVLSNFACSLRPNEDKYTFSAVFELDDKAEIRNKWFGRTVTHSDQRMAYEEAQYIIDSKDRVIPADISLTGEDQEISEEVADAVLKLNELAMIMRKNRMSDGAISFDKVEVKFNLNEEAEPVGVFFKQSKEANHLIEEFMLLANRKVSEFIGKQKKTFVYRIHDEPDQEKLFGLQTVIARFGHNINFKSKSSISKSINKLLKDVEGKKEQNLVDTLAIRCMSKASYSTNNIGHYGLAFDYYSHFTSPIRRYPDVMAHRLLQHYLDHGDNVNPELYEVKCSHCSSRENLAANAERDSIKYMQVKYMQDQQGTEFLGVISGVTEWGIYVEIVDNKCEGMVRIREIKEDYYVFEEKQYALVGQATKKMLQLGDEVIVTVKNADLVKKQLDFNYIKKVN, from the coding sequence ATGGCAAAAAAAATTAAACATAAAAAGAGTAAAGCATTTGACTTTGCTCCAAAAATATTAAAATTCTTATCTAAGAATACGACTAAAACGTATAACTATAAGCAGATCGCTGCTCAATTAGAAATAAACGATACTCAAGGTAGAAATGAGATTATCAAAGAACTAAAACACCTTATCTCGAAAGGAAAAATAGAAGAGATTGAAACTGGTAAATACAGATTCATCCCTAAAGCAAACTATGTAGAAGGTTATATCGATATGACTGCTCGTAAGACTGCTTATCTAGTAGTAGAAGGAGTAGAGGACGATGTGTTTATCCCAACAAATAATCTAAACAAGGCTTTAGATGGTGACTTCGTTAAAGCATATATCTACAACAAACGAAAAGGTAAAAAACCTGAAGGAGAAGTAGTAGAAATCTTAGAAAGACACAAAAAACAATTTGTAGGAGTTATCGAGATTCAAAAGAACTTTGCTTTCGTATCTACTGCAGATGCTAAGATGTACACAGATATATTCGTTCCTAAAGAAAAAGTAGGAGAGGCTCGTGATGGAGATGTAGTCGTAGTAGAAATAGAAGATTGGCCAGAAAAAGCAGATAGCCCATTCGGTAAAGTGATGAAAGTACTTGGTAAACAAGGAGAACACAATACTGAAATACACGCTATTTTAGCTGAATATGGATTAACAGCTGAATTCCCTAAAGAAGTAGATGAATATGCTAATCACTTAGATACTTCTATTACTGAAGATGAAATAGCAAAACGTAGAGATATGCGTGATATTCTTACGTTCACGATTGACCCTAAAGATGCAAAAGACTTCGATGATGCCTTATCATTCCGTCAATTAGAAAATGGATTCTACGAAATAGGTATTCACATCGCTGACGTATCTCACTATGTAAAAGAAGGAACTATCCTAGATGAAGAAGCTTATAACAGAGCTACTTCTGTATATCTAGTGGATAGAACTGTACCTATGCTACCTGAGGTGTTATCTAACTTTGCTTGTTCGTTAAGACCTAATGAAGATAAATATACTTTCTCTGCTGTATTTGAATTAGACGATAAAGCAGAAATCAGAAACAAGTGGTTTGGTCGTACTGTAACGCATTCTGACCAACGTATGGCTTACGAAGAAGCTCAGTATATCATTGACTCTAAAGACAGAGTTATTCCTGCTGATATCTCTCTTACAGGAGAAGATCAAGAAATAAGTGAAGAAGTAGCTGATGCAGTATTAAAGCTAAATGAATTAGCGATGATCATGCGTAAAAACCGTATGTCAGATGGTGCTATCTCTTTTGATAAAGTTGAGGTTAAGTTTAACCTAAACGAAGAAGCTGAACCAGTAGGTGTATTCTTCAAACAATCAAAAGAAGCTAATCATTTGATTGAGGAATTCATGTTATTAGCCAACAGAAAAGTATCTGAGTTTATTGGTAAGCAAAAGAAAACATTCGTATACCGTATACACGACGAACCAGATCAAGAGAAGTTATTTGGTCTTCAGACTGTGATTGCACGCTTTGGACATAATATTAACTTCAAGTCTAAGTCTAGTATCTCTAAGTCTATCAATAAACTTCTAAAAGATGTAGAAGGTAAAAAAGAACAAAACTTAGTAGATACTCTAGCGATTAGATGTATGAGTAAAGCGAGTTATTCTACGAATAATATCGGGCACTATGGATTAGCTTTTGATTACTATTCTCACTTTACATCACCTATTCGTCGTTATCCTGACGTTATGGCTCATAGATTATTACAACACTATTTAGACCATGGTGATAATGTAAACCCGGAGTTATATGAAGTAAAATGTTCACACTGTTCTTCTAGAGAGAATCTAGCAGCTAATGCAGAAAGAGATAGTATCAAATATATGCAGGTGAAATACATGCAAGATCAACAAGGTACAGAGTTCTTGGGTGTTATCTCAGGTGTTACAGAATGGGGTATCTATGTAGAGATAGTTGATAACAAGTGTGAAGGTATGGTGCGTATTAGAGAAATAAAAGAAGACTATTACGTATTCGAAGAGAAACAATATGCATTAGTAGGACAAGCAACGAAAAAGATGCTTCAGCTAGGTGATGAGGTTATCGTTACTGTTAAGAATGCAGATCTTGTAAAAAAACAATTAGATTTCAACTATATTAAAAAGGTAAACTAA
- a CDS encoding toxin-antitoxin system YwqK family antitoxin gives MRQLRLIAILCTVFCSISIYAQIDYGTYKYADTNKPINGKLKCFYANNQLAEEVTLVNGKKEGMNKSYYDNGKLKKECTYKDSKLSGAFKEYYANGKLTYSVTYANGDREGLAQTYSENGMLEDEYNYKNGMLNGISKDYLEGKLLQKSTYIQNKLDGEFFYYHPNGKVKVKTLYKKDKKEGPEKIYAPAGTLLEDNYYLNGKRSGLRKVTDTKGNPVKEMNYINGLLDGEYKQYVAADLYIRRTFQNGYEVGRPTLHNGKGKLIDQSDIIYKKVYEPLVMKAMQTFNPDEDEE, from the coding sequence ATGAGACAACTTAGATTAATAGCAATACTATGCACAGTCTTCTGTTCTATAAGTATATATGCACAAATAGACTACGGTACTTACAAATATGCGGATACGAATAAACCCATAAATGGGAAGCTAAAATGCTTCTATGCCAACAACCAATTAGCGGAAGAAGTAACCTTAGTCAATGGTAAAAAAGAAGGTATGAATAAAAGCTACTACGATAATGGAAAGCTAAAAAAGGAATGTACCTACAAAGACAGCAAACTAAGCGGAGCTTTTAAAGAATACTATGCTAATGGGAAACTAACCTATTCTGTAACTTATGCTAATGGAGATAGAGAAGGCTTAGCTCAGACTTACTCAGAAAATGGAATGCTAGAGGATGAGTATAACTATAAAAACGGAATGCTGAATGGTATCTCAAAAGATTACTTAGAGGGCAAACTTCTACAGAAATCTACCTATATACAGAATAAACTCGATGGAGAATTCTTCTATTATCACCCTAATGGCAAAGTAAAGGTTAAAACACTTTATAAAAAGGATAAAAAGGAAGGACCTGAGAAGATATATGCTCCTGCAGGAACCTTGCTAGAAGACAATTATTATCTAAATGGCAAGAGGAGTGGTTTGAGAAAGGTAACAGATACTAAAGGTAATCCTGTCAAAGAAATGAACTATATAAACGGTCTGTTAGATGGGGAGTACAAACAATATGTTGCTGCTGATCTATACATCAGAAGAACATTCCAAAATGGATATGAAGTAGGTAGACCTACGCTACACAATGGTAAAGGTAAACTAATAGATCAGTCTGACATCATCTACAAAAAAGTATATGAACCACTAGTTATGAAAGCAATGCAAACCTTTAATCCTGATGAAGATGAAGAATAA
- the folB gene encoding dihydroneopterin aldolase: MGIIRLNNIRTFSFHGCMDEEAKIGSDYRVDLIAKGDFTMAASTDDLKHSIDYVHLNTIVKEEMAIRSKLLEHVAQRIIDRVILEIRMVEEITVLVSKINPPVGGDVEYVTVEMQGVR; this comes from the coding sequence ATGGGAATAATTAGATTAAACAATATTAGAACGTTTTCTTTTCATGGATGTATGGATGAAGAGGCAAAAATAGGTTCGGATTACCGAGTAGATTTAATAGCGAAAGGAGATTTTACGATGGCTGCTTCTACAGATGATCTGAAACATTCTATAGATTACGTTCACTTAAATACAATCGTGAAGGAAGAAATGGCTATTCGATCTAAGTTATTAGAGCATGTAGCACAACGAATCATCGATAGAGTAATCCTAGAAATAAGAATGGTAGAAGAAATAACAGTATTAGTCTCTAAAATAAACCCTCCTGTAGGTGGTGATGTAGAATATGTAACTGTTGAAATGCAAGGAGTTAGATAA
- a CDS encoding DUF6327 family protein, whose amino-acid sequence MRKSYSSFEEIKYDLEVLKLKKDIHYHKVFRAVDNIKTELSPDRVVRNTLGSVTSYVKGSSNIQAFLITTALKYFFKNRTKNK is encoded by the coding sequence ATGAGAAAGTCTTATTCTTCTTTTGAAGAAATCAAATATGATCTAGAAGTTCTAAAACTGAAAAAAGATATACACTATCACAAAGTCTTTAGAGCAGTAGATAATATAAAAACAGAATTATCACCTGATAGAGTCGTTAGAAATACATTAGGCTCAGTTACATCTTATGTAAAAGGTTCGAGTAATATTCAAGCGTTTTTAATAACAACTGCTTTAAAATACTTCTTTAAGAATAGAACTAAAAACAAATAG
- a CDS encoding phage holin family protein: MAFKDIKENLDDIKTNSEEFINTSLDYYRLWGFKITAKAGSKFMTLLLVCLFVMMSLLFLSLFAAYALAACLESTALGFLLVAAFYMLIAVLAYLFRKPLVEKPFLRKLSEIIFND; encoded by the coding sequence ATGGCATTTAAGGATATAAAAGAGAATCTAGACGACATTAAGACTAACTCTGAAGAGTTTATCAATACAAGTTTAGATTACTATCGCTTATGGGGGTTTAAAATTACAGCCAAAGCTGGGAGCAAGTTTATGACTTTACTTCTAGTATGTCTGTTTGTTATGATGTCTCTACTTTTCTTATCTTTATTTGCAGCTTATGCTTTAGCAGCTTGTCTTGAGAGTACAGCTCTAGGTTTTTTACTAGTAGCAGCATTCTATATGCTGATAGCTGTATTAGCTTATCTATTTAGAAAACCTCTAGTAGAGAAACCATTTCTTAGAAAGTTATCTGAGATAATATTTAACGATTAA
- the rpiB gene encoding ribose 5-phosphate isomerase B encodes MKIAIGNDHAGPEYKKAIVKYLEEKGFTVTNYGTDDFSSVDYPDFGHKVATDVEEGKVDFGIVICGSGNGIAMTANKHQGVRCALCWTKEIAELARLHNDANVISIPARYTSIEQAVAMVETFLNTAFEGGRHQNRVNKITCA; translated from the coding sequence ATGAAAATAGCAATCGGAAATGATCACGCGGGACCTGAATACAAAAAGGCTATCGTTAAGTATCTAGAAGAAAAAGGATTTACAGTAACTAACTATGGGACAGATGATTTTTCGTCTGTTGATTATCCAGATTTTGGACATAAAGTAGCTACAGATGTAGAAGAAGGTAAAGTTGATTTCGGTATCGTAATCTGTGGAAGCGGAAACGGTATAGCGATGACTGCTAATAAACATCAAGGTGTGCGTTGTGCCCTTTGTTGGACAAAAGAGATTGCTGAGTTAGCAAGACTGCACAATGATGCTAATGTGATCAGTATACCTGCTCGTTATACTTCTATAGAACAAGCTGTAGCGATGGTAGAGACTTTCTTAAACACAGCTTTCGAAGGTGGAAGACACCAGAATAGAGTGAACAAGATTACTTGTGCCTAA
- a CDS encoding YtxH domain-containing protein, which translates to MSNRLGNTAIAVLAGVVVGAGLGILFAPDEGKKTRKKIKKTFNESKDDLSDKIDELKKQVRQTVAKKKQDFEAGFDEFLAHTEDKKDDVIAALEKKLAELKSKGNSIAENAKK; encoded by the coding sequence ATGTCAAATCGTTTAGGAAATACAGCTATCGCAGTATTAGCTGGAGTAGTAGTAGGAGCAGGTTTAGGAATATTATTTGCACCTGACGAAGGAAAAAAAACACGTAAAAAAATCAAAAAAACATTTAATGAGTCAAAAGATGATTTAAGTGATAAAATTGATGAATTAAAAAAACAAGTACGTCAAACTGTAGCAAAAAAGAAACAAGATTTCGAAGCTGGATTTGATGAATTTTTAGCTCATACAGAAGACAAAAAAGATGACGTAATCGCTGCTTTAGAAAAAAAATTAGCAGAGTTAAAGTCTAAAGGAAACAGTATAGCTGAAAACGCTAAGAAGTAA
- a CDS encoding glutamine--tRNA ligase/YqeY domain fusion protein, producing MSTKEKSLNFIEQIIEEDIKNGLPTEKLHFRFPPEPNGYLHLGHASSICLNFGLGLKYNAPVNLRFDDTNPSKEEQEFVDAIKQDVEWLGYKWANEVYASDYFQQLYDWAVQMIKDGKAYVDSQTSEEMAQQKGTPSTVGVDSPYRNRSVEENLDLFERMKNGEFEEGTHILRAKIDMAHTNMLMRDPIMYRIMKKAHHRTNNDWCIYPMYDWAHGESDYLESISHSFCTLEFLPHRELYDWFLDQVVDENNIRPKQREFARRNLSHTVVSKRKLARLVSEGHVTGWDDPRMSTISGLRRRGYTAASIRNYADTIGIAKRDNLIDVSLLEFCIREDLNKIAPRVMAVLDPVKLVITNYPEGQEEWLDAENNPEEEVMTFRKVPFSKELYIEREDFKEEANSKFFRLTLGKEVRLKNAYIIKGESVVKDENGNITEIHATYDADSRSGSGSEASKRKVKGTIHWVSVPHAVEAEVRIYDRLFVDENPDGNKEVDFLDFINPNSLEVVKGYLEPSLSTAVEGDKFQFQRLGYFCVDKNSTPEALVFNKTVGLRDTWAKVEQK from the coding sequence ATGTCAACAAAAGAGAAATCATTAAACTTTATTGAGCAAATCATTGAAGAAGATATCAAGAATGGTTTGCCAACAGAAAAACTTCATTTCCGTTTTCCGCCTGAGCCTAATGGTTATTTGCATTTAGGTCACGCGAGTTCTATTTGTTTAAACTTTGGATTAGGTCTTAAATACAATGCGCCTGTGAACTTGCGCTTTGATGATACCAATCCTTCTAAAGAAGAACAGGAGTTTGTTGACGCAATCAAGCAAGACGTAGAGTGGCTAGGGTACAAATGGGCAAATGAAGTTTATGCATCTGACTATTTCCAACAGCTATACGACTGGGCTGTCCAAATGATTAAGGACGGTAAAGCTTATGTTGATAGCCAAACTTCAGAAGAAATGGCTCAGCAAAAAGGTACTCCATCTACAGTAGGTGTAGATAGTCCATATAGAAATAGATCTGTAGAAGAGAACCTTGATTTATTCGAAAGAATGAAGAATGGCGAATTTGAAGAAGGAACTCATATTTTACGTGCTAAGATAGACATGGCACATACGAATATGCTTATGCGTGATCCTATCATGTATAGAATCATGAAAAAAGCACACCACAGAACGAATAATGACTGGTGTATATACCCTATGTATGACTGGGCTCACGGAGAGAGTGATTACTTAGAGAGCATCTCACATTCATTCTGTACATTAGAGTTCTTACCTCACAGAGAGTTATATGATTGGTTCTTAGATCAAGTGGTAGATGAGAATAATATCAGACCTAAACAACGCGAATTCGCTAGAAGAAACTTATCACATACAGTAGTAAGTAAGCGTAAGCTAGCTCGTCTAGTAAGCGAAGGACACGTGACAGGATGGGATGACCCACGTATGTCTACGATATCAGGACTGAGAAGAAGAGGATACACAGCAGCTTCTATTAGAAACTATGCTGATACGATAGGTATCGCTAAGCGTGATAATCTTATCGATGTATCTTTATTAGAATTCTGCATCAGAGAAGACCTTAATAAGATAGCTCCTCGTGTGATGGCAGTATTAGATCCTGTAAAACTAGTGATCACTAACTATCCTGAAGGACAAGAAGAGTGGCTAGATGCAGAGAATAATCCTGAAGAAGAAGTAATGACTTTCCGTAAAGTGCCTTTCTCTAAAGAGCTTTATATCGAAAGAGAAGACTTCAAAGAAGAAGCAAATAGCAAATTCTTTAGATTGACTTTAGGAAAAGAAGTACGTCTTAAAAATGCTTATATCATCAAAGGTGAAAGCGTAGTAAAAGACGAGAATGGCAACATTACTGAGATACACGCTACTTATGATGCTGACAGTAGAAGTGGTAGTGGATCTGAAGCGAGCAAACGTAAAGTAAAAGGAACTATACACTGGGTATCTGTACCTCATGCAGTAGAAGCAGAAGTGCGTATCTATGACCGTCTATTCGTAGATGAGAACCCTGATGGTAATAAAGAGGTAGACTTCTTAGATTTTATCAATCCTAACTCATTAGAGGTAGTGAAAGGATATCTAGAACCAAGTCTAAGTACAGCGGTAGAAGGAGATAAATTCCAATTCCAACGTTTAGGCTATTTCTGTGTAGATAAAAACAGTACTCCAGAAGCGCTAGTATTCAATAAAACCGTAGGTTTAAGAGATACTTGGGCAAAAGTAGAGCAAAAGTAA
- a CDS encoding toxin-antitoxin system YwqK family antitoxin, whose amino-acid sequence MKNKAIFLILSLLLTCSITNVYGQEEAVLYQLDGKPLNGKIQRYNDYDIKVEDVTYEEGMRTGIRKTYYRNGVLFSEGKYVLGKLEGEYKTYYENGKTKGIYAYQEGVKEGISKFYDDDGKLEYETLFRNDKKELHHRFYDNGKIKYTTTYVEGIINQEDKFTTREKLDQRSYYKNGKVIKIDYYENGKFSHGLNFD is encoded by the coding sequence ATGAAGAATAAAGCTATATTTCTGATTTTATCGTTATTACTTACTTGCTCAATAACAAATGTATATGGACAAGAAGAAGCTGTATTATATCAACTAGATGGCAAGCCGCTAAATGGCAAAATACAACGATACAATGACTATGATATAAAAGTAGAAGATGTTACTTATGAAGAAGGAATGCGTACTGGAATCAGAAAAACTTACTATCGCAATGGAGTGCTTTTTTCTGAAGGTAAATATGTACTAGGCAAACTAGAAGGGGAGTACAAAACCTATTATGAGAATGGTAAAACAAAGGGAATCTATGCCTATCAAGAAGGAGTAAAAGAGGGAATAAGTAAGTTCTATGATGATGATGGAAAACTAGAATATGAGACATTATTCAGAAACGATAAGAAAGAATTGCACCATCGCTTTTATGACAATGGTAAAATAAAATATACAACAACATACGTAGAGGGCATTATTAACCAAGAAGATAAGTTTACAACTAGAGAAAAACTTGACCAAAGAAGTTACTATAAAAATGGAAAAGTAATCAAAATAGACTATTACGAAAATGGGAAGTTCTCACATGGATTAAACTTTGACTAA
- a CDS encoding AMP-binding protein has protein sequence MNTISYVHGASDTPLLGETIGQNLKKITDQYPNNEALVSVHQGFRATYQEFYNLTTQVAKSLLAHNIQKGDRVGIWAPNCYEWVLMQYATARIGVILVNINPAYRAHEIEFAVNQSEISLIVSAPSFKSSDYRKIISLIFEDCPSLKEVVFLGEEWDTFLSDSDQITDGELAIIEDSVQFGEAVNIQYTSGTTGFPKGVTLTHHNILNNGYFIGKRLKYTTADRVCIPVPFYHCFGMVIGNLCCTSHGATIVIPNDGFDPAKTLQVVQDEKCTSLYGVPTMFIAELQLPNFKEYDLTSLRTGVMAGSLCPEQVMRRVKTEMNMEEVSICYGMTETSPVSTQTHIGIDIVKQTTTVGTVQDHLEIKIIDPETGRIVPREEAGELCTRGYSVMLKYWNNRTLTSEVLDENRWMHTGDLATMDDQGYISITGRIKDLIIRGGENISPKWIEDFLYTHPSIADVQVIGVPDEKYGEEIMAWVILKPGITLTGDELKGFCTEKIAHFRIPKYWKFVSEFPMTISGKVRKVEMRQIAVEELGL, from the coding sequence ATGAATACTATTTCTTATGTGCATGGTGCATCTGATACACCATTGTTAGGAGAAACCATAGGACAGAATCTAAAAAAGATAACCGATCAATACCCCAACAATGAGGCATTAGTCAGTGTTCATCAAGGATTCAGAGCAACGTATCAAGAGTTCTATAACTTGACTACTCAAGTTGCAAAATCATTATTAGCGCACAATATACAGAAAGGAGATCGCGTAGGGATCTGGGCGCCCAACTGTTATGAGTGGGTGCTTATGCAGTATGCTACAGCTCGTATAGGTGTGATATTAGTTAATATTAACCCTGCTTATCGAGCACATGAGATTGAGTTTGCGGTTAATCAATCTGAAATATCCCTGATCGTATCTGCTCCAAGTTTTAAAAGTAGTGATTACCGAAAGATTATTTCCTTGATTTTTGAAGATTGTCCTTCGTTAAAAGAAGTTGTTTTCTTAGGAGAAGAATGGGATACTTTCTTATCAGATAGCGATCAGATAACAGATGGAGAACTAGCCATTATAGAAGACTCTGTACAGTTCGGAGAAGCTGTTAATATACAATATACTTCAGGGACTACAGGTTTCCCTAAAGGAGTAACCCTTACACACCATAATATCCTAAATAACGGCTATTTTATCGGTAAGCGTTTAAAGTACACTACTGCAGATAGAGTCTGTATTCCTGTGCCTTTTTATCACTGTTTTGGGATGGTTATAGGCAATCTGTGTTGTACCTCTCATGGAGCTACGATCGTGATTCCAAATGACGGATTTGACCCTGCTAAGACTCTTCAGGTAGTACAAGACGAGAAGTGTACTTCTTTATATGGGGTACCTACTATGTTTATCGCAGAGCTACAGTTGCCTAACTTTAAAGAGTATGACCTTACTTCTTTAAGAACGGGAGTGATGGCAGGCTCACTGTGCCCTGAACAAGTGATGCGTCGCGTGAAGACAGAGATGAATATGGAGGAAGTGAGTATCTGTTATGGTATGACAGAGACTTCACCTGTATCTACCCAAACGCATATCGGTATTGATATTGTCAAACAGACCACGACAGTAGGAACTGTACAAGACCATCTAGAAATCAAAATTATAGACCCAGAAACAGGTAGAATAGTTCCTAGAGAAGAAGCAGGCGAACTGTGTACACGTGGGTATTCAGTGATGTTGAAATATTGGAATAATCGAACACTGACTTCTGAGGTATTAGATGAGAATAGATGGATGCATACAGGAGACTTGGCTACTATGGATGATCAAGGGTATATTTCGATTACAGGACGTATTAAAGACCTTATTATTCGCGGAGGGGAGAATATATCTCCGAAGTGGATAGAAGACTTCTTATACACTCATCCGTCTATTGCAGATGTACAGGTTATCGGAGTTCCAGATGAGAAATATGGAGAAGAGATTATGGCTTGGGTAATCTTAAAACCAGGAATAACCTTGACAGGTGATGAATTAAAAGGCTTCTGTACCGAGAAGATAGCCCACTTCAGAATACCGAAGTATTGGAAGTTCGTATCAGAATTCCCAATGACCATATCAGGTAAGGTAAGAAAAGTAGAGATGAGACAAATAGCAGTGGAAGAATTAGGGCTGTAG
- a CDS encoding head GIN domain-containing protein, producing the protein MKKIVLFIAVMASTISFAQKTKSIGDFSKVNVFDQIAVTLVPGEEGKIEIEGDKEDYVNVVNKNGALKIKMNFVNSFQGDDIKVKLYYNKLTEVAAGEGASIKGDTPIKATTLTINAKTGGMINLNIDVDKAIVKSSAGSVITLKGKANVQDVLNSSGAKVKSQNLETNQTIVTVNAGGVAEVRATELVEAKVRAGGEIRVHGNPKTISEKNVLGGVIKKVD; encoded by the coding sequence ATGAAAAAAATCGTTTTATTCATTGCTGTAATGGCAAGTACAATTTCTTTTGCACAAAAAACGAAATCAATAGGAGACTTTTCAAAAGTTAATGTTTTTGATCAAATTGCAGTAACTTTAGTTCCTGGAGAAGAAGGTAAAATAGAAATTGAAGGAGATAAAGAAGACTATGTAAACGTAGTAAACAAGAACGGAGCACTAAAAATAAAGATGAACTTCGTAAATAGTTTTCAAGGAGATGATATCAAAGTAAAACTATACTACAACAAACTAACTGAAGTAGCAGCAGGCGAAGGAGCTAGTATAAAAGGAGACACTCCTATCAAAGCAACTACGCTAACTATAAATGCGAAGACTGGTGGAATGATTAATCTAAATATCGATGTAGACAAAGCGATTGTTAAGTCAAGTGCTGGTTCTGTTATTACATTAAAAGGAAAAGCAAATGTACAGGATGTACTGAATAGTTCTGGTGCTAAAGTAAAGAGTCAAAACTTAGAAACAAATCAAACTATTGTTACCGTGAATGCTGGTGGTGTTGCAGAAGTAAGAGCTACTGAACTAGTAGAAGCAAAGGTGAGAGCAGGTGGAGAAATCAGAGTTCATGGAAACCCTAAAACAATTAGTGAAAAGAATGTTCTAGGTGGAGTAATTAAAAAAGTAGATTAG